In a genomic window of Urocitellus parryii isolate mUroPar1 chromosome 11, mUroPar1.hap1, whole genome shotgun sequence:
- the Reg4 gene encoding regenerating islet-derived protein 4 isoform X1 → MASRSMRLLLLLSCVLSPEVLGDIIMRPSCATGWFYYRSNCYGYFRKLRNWSDAELECQSYGNGAHLASILNLKEASVIAEYISGYQRTQPVWIGLHDPQKKQQWQWIDGASYLYRPWSGRSLGGNKHCTEMGYRSNFVTWNKNECSKRQHFLCKYRP, encoded by the exons ATGGCATCCAGAAGTATGCGACTGCTCCTGCTGCTGAGCTGTGTGCTCAGCCCTGAAGTCCTAGGTG ATATCATCATGAGACCCAGCTGTGCTACAGGATGGTTTTACTACAGGTCCAATTGCTATGGATACTTCCGGAAGCTGAGAAACTGGTCTGATGCTGAG CTTGAGTGTCAGTCTTATGGAAACGGAGCCCACTTGGCATCTATCCTGAATCTAAAGGAAGCCAGCGTCATAGCAGAGTACATAAGTGGCTATCAAAGAACCCAGCCTGTATGGATTGGCCTGCATGACCCACAGAAG AAGCAGCAGTGGCAGTGGATTGATGGGGCCTCATACCTGTACAGACCCTGGAGCGGAAGGTCCCTGGGTGGGAACAAGCACTGCACCGAGATGGGCTACAGGAGCA ACTTTGTAACTTGGAACAAAAATGAATGCAGCAAGCGCCAACACTTCTTGTGCAAGTACCGACCATAG
- the Reg4 gene encoding regenerating islet-derived protein 4 isoform X2, producing MASRSMRLLLLLSCVLSPEVLDIIMRPSCATGWFYYRSNCYGYFRKLRNWSDAELECQSYGNGAHLASILNLKEASVIAEYISGYQRTQPVWIGLHDPQKKQQWQWIDGASYLYRPWSGRSLGGNKHCTEMGYRSNFVTWNKNECSKRQHFLCKYRP from the exons ATGGCATCCAGAAGTATGCGACTGCTCCTGCTGCTGAGCTGTGTGCTCAGCCCTGAAGTCCTAG ATATCATCATGAGACCCAGCTGTGCTACAGGATGGTTTTACTACAGGTCCAATTGCTATGGATACTTCCGGAAGCTGAGAAACTGGTCTGATGCTGAG CTTGAGTGTCAGTCTTATGGAAACGGAGCCCACTTGGCATCTATCCTGAATCTAAAGGAAGCCAGCGTCATAGCAGAGTACATAAGTGGCTATCAAAGAACCCAGCCTGTATGGATTGGCCTGCATGACCCACAGAAG AAGCAGCAGTGGCAGTGGATTGATGGGGCCTCATACCTGTACAGACCCTGGAGCGGAAGGTCCCTGGGTGGGAACAAGCACTGCACCGAGATGGGCTACAGGAGCA ACTTTGTAACTTGGAACAAAAATGAATGCAGCAAGCGCCAACACTTCTTGTGCAAGTACCGACCATAG